The Heyndrickxia acidicola sequence CGCTTTCCGCGTCCGCTAACGATAATAATATCCTCAATTCCTGAAGCTACGGCTTCTTCTACTATATATTGAATTGCCGGTTTATCGACGATGGGAAGCATTTCCTTTGGCATTGCCTTGGTCACGGGAAGAAATCTGGTTCCAAGGCCTGCTGCAGGGATAATTGCTTTTCGAACTTTCACTTTTCCTCCTCCTCGGAGATAGAACTTTTCATATACTATGAGAAAAATGCGTGGACTGTATAGGGGGTTTGCTTATGTCAATTTATAATTTCAGGGATTTCTTCTAAACCGCGTGCCACAGCAGCCCCCATTAATTGTTCTTATAAGGGAACCGCCCTGTACAAATCCTTTCAACATACATAACCTATAATGACCGCATTAAAAGGTTCGACGCCGGTAAACTCAAATGCTGTTAAAGGGGGATTTTTGCGCCAGCTAAGCTTAGACCTCTAAGGTTCCATGCTGGACTAAAAAAACCCATTTAAGAAGTGTAAAGGAGGCAAACTGCAAAATGGAGAATACAACGATTCAGCCTTGGGATACAGAAGAGAACGTTCACGAGTTTTACATCCCTCAGTATATTGAAAAAATGGCTCATGATGTGCTCCAAAAATATGATCTTCATGTTAAAACCATGGAAGTAGTAACAACAAAATCGGATAAAGGCGGTGCTATCTGGAAGCTTGAAACCGATAAAGGGCCTAAAAGCTTAAAACTTTTACACAGAAGGCCTTCCCGCAGTTTATTTAGTTTAGGAGCTCAAGAATATTTAGTCGATGTACAAAAAGCAAAAGTTCCCCCCATTGTAAAAACGATAAATGGAGAGAATTTTGTAGAAGCTGGAGGAAAGCTATGGTTTGTTGCGGAATGGATTGAATCTTTGTTTCCCGTCAGCAAAGATTTAGAGGGGGCAAAGAAGCTTTGCTTCGCTCTGGGTGAATTCCATCACCTGAGCAAAGGATTTACTCCCCCGCCGCAAGCAGAAGTAGCATCAAGACTGGACAAATGGCCTCAAAGCTTTGACAAAGTCCTTCGGAAAATGGACTGGTTTAGAAATATTGCCCATGCTTACCATGACATGCCGGCAAGTCCCTACTTGCTTGAAGTTATCGAAACCTTTGAAGAACAGGCGAAAGAAAGCATTAGAAAGCTTCAGGAATCTTCCTATTTTGAATTAATGAAAAAGGGTAATGCTTACTGGGGTCTGGTTCACCAGGATTATGGCTGGTCCAATGGTCAAATGGGCGCAGATGGAATGTGGATTATTGATCTCGACGGCGTAGCGTTTGACCTTCCTATCCGCGATCTTAGAAAGCTTATATCAGGTACTATGGCTGATTTGTTTCATTGGGATGCAAACTGGGTGATGGAAATGATCCAAGCATATCACGAAGCCAATCCGATTTCGCCTAAGCTTTATGATTTACTGATGATTGATTTATCCATGCCTAATGAATTTTATAAAAATATAAAAGAAGTTATTTTTGAACCTGAATTATTCCTGACAGAGCCAACTATACAACTCATCCAAACCATTGTATCGACCGATGAATCGAAGTGGCCCGTTTTGGAACAAATTCGCGGCGAATGGAAAGGAATGGAATAAAGATGAAAATTCTTATGATTTGCACAGAGAAACTGCCAGTTCCCCCGGTACGGGGAGGAGCCATCCAAACCTATATTTCAGGTAGTCTTCCTCATTTAAGTAAGCTTCATAACATTACCGTTTTAGGTATCAGTGATGCTTCTCTTCCTGAACATGAAACCATTGAGGGTATTCAGTATGTCCGTATCCCCGGGCAAATTTTTGACCTTTATCGAGAAGGAGTGGTGAATTATGTAAAAACACATTCCTTTGATCTCATTCATATTTTTAATCGCCCACGAATGGTGCTAGCAGTCCGTCAAGCTGCTCCTGAGACAAAAATCACACTCAGTATGCATAACGATATGTTCAATCCTGATAAGATTGACCCTCAAGAGGCACGAAGAGTAATTGAGGATGTATCGGGTATTGTCACAGTCAGTGACTATGTTGGAGGGGTGATACGTGACCTTTATCCATTTTCTGCTCCTAAACTTCGCACCATTTATTCTGGGGTTGATATTGAACGTTTCCTTCCAGGAAAGCATGCAGCTATGCAGAAAATAAGGAATGATATTCGCAGAGAACATGGACTTGAAAATAAAACGGTTATATTATTTGCTGGCCGACTTTCTCATAATAAAGGTGTAGATCGTCTTATAAGAGCACTTCCAGCTCTTTCATCCAAGCATAAAGATTTAGCTCTCATCATTATGGGGAGCAAGTGGTTCAGCCAAAATGACGTAACAGACTATGTCGCATATGTCAGGGCCTTGGCGAAAAAGCTGCCTATTCCTGTAGTCAGCACAGGTTTTATTTCCCCTTCTGAAATTCATAAATATTTTGCTGCCGCTGATCTGTTCGTTTGTACGTCACTCTGGCAGGAACCATTAGCACGTGTGCATTATGAAGCCATGTCAGCAGGGTTGCCTATTGTCACAACCGCCAGGGGAGGAAATCCAGAAGTGATTTTACCCGGGGAAAATGGCCTTGTGGTTCAAAACCCAGAGGATCCGTACGAATTTACTGAAGCCATATCAAAAATCTTAACAAATAAAAATTTAATGGAAAAAATGGGTGAACGCGGTAGAGAACTTGCCGTTTCCAATTATCCTTGGAAAAGAGTAGGAACCGAGATACTCGAAGTATGGGAGCATGCAAAATACTCACCAGTAAAACCAATCCAATCGGATGAACCGATTTTATCTGTTTCCACTGAAAATACACCTGAAGTCAAACAAAACGATGCATTAGCCCCTGGAGAATCTGCTCCGAGAAACAAGTCTAGTAAAGTTGAACTTAGAAAACAATTGTTAAGTTTGATGAATAAATCGCCAGGCTTCCCTTCTTTACTCGGTACCAAGCCTTCACAGAATTTCTCCAATTCCAAACTGGAAGGGTTTGAACACAAGCATCCACTTAACCAACAGACCATTCCTTCAAGTACATCCTTTTCCAATGGGATAAAAACTAACTCAATTCATACAAATAACAATCGAAAAGAAGTATTGAGAGCTGAATTAAAAAAGATACTGATGAAGAACTGGAGCAAGGATGTAGATTCCAAAACTTTTTTTAATGATCACTTGTAATCGCGTTTCATTTTCTACACAAATAGTAAATGCCCGCCTCTCCAGCAACGAGAAGCGGGCTTTCTTAACTCTTTCTTACAATCTTTAAGTAGAATTCTGAAAAAAATTACAATTATCTGTTTATATTTTTACATTATCTTCAGTTATTTCTAAACAAGTTTTTCAATAATTGGCTCCTTATAGATTTTAACTCTTCTTTCAGGTGGTCTTTTACATCATTTACTTTATTATCTTCGTCCTTATCTTCTTCTTCTTCCTCTTCCTCTTCCTCTTCTTCTTCTTCGTTGTCTTCTTGTTCATCGTCCACTTCGCCTTTGACAAATTCTTCGTCTGAACCATCCTTAAATTCTAGTTTTATGGTAACCTCACCCTCATTCCTCATTTCAGCTAGTAAACGAAGTGCCTCCTCATACGTTGCGCCTTCTTTTAAGTCCACTCCATCAGGAAAGTCCATGATCAATTTAAATTTGCTAACCTTTTTACTCAACTTTGCTTCCCCCTTTTAAAAGTGCATTACAATTAAGCCAAGGTGTACTTGATCCTTCTCTGCTACTTTTACCTTTTCAAGCTATCCCAAGTTTTTTGAAATATAAAAGATAAAATCACAAAAACCCCGTATTATGAATATTTGTTGGTCAAAGTAGAGAATACTGCTTAATGCGTTTGTTATAAGGTATGTTTATGAAAGGTCAATGGTCTAGGACAACTTCATCAAATTTTGATCTTCCCTTTAAAATGAAACTTTTACCCAAAAGCATAATGAAAGTGTAAAAAATTCAATTATTATTTAGGGTGCTTTATCATTTCCCAGTCCTTTGAGCTTTTTACTTATTATGATATTAAGCCTTAAACGATCTAACCATTTTTTAAAAACGCTTCTTTTGCATGAACCCATTTATATCCTCGCAGTATTCCAGCCCTTCAAAGGAACGATAATGAACATCCAAATTCCCCATTCGCTAGGCAATCATAGGCCATTTGCATCAGTCATTTTTTCTTTAGACTGTTTGTTGATATATTCTGCACATTTTTGAAAAAGCAACATAATCTCGTTGTTTCATCCGCGTTTCTTCCTCTTTTTTCAAAAAAATTTATGTATCAATCCATTCAACCGGATGGGTATACATCGCCCTCTCTCCGTAAAATGGCTTTCTATTTCATATATTAATTCAACTGACGATTGATCGCTTATCGTAATGAAAATTTCCGAGTGGATATCCCTTAATAGGCAATACAGTCTCTTAAACATTTTAAATTGTTGCCTTTTGGATCGAGAGTAAAGCCTTATTTCAGATTTTGATAATTCCTTCCAAACTAATCGACTTTAAGCCCTGTTTATCCTGTCACTTGAATAATTAAGTATTTCAAACAAAAGGGACAACTGAAAACGTTGTCCCTTGCTTTTACAAATTATGAGCTTCCTTATGAATGGTTTGGGTAAATGAATCCTTTTCGTATGTCAGCCTCCATGAAATTTTCATATTTTACAGGTGCGTCTGCAAGTCTTCTCATCATACTCAGCTGTCCTACATGTGTCATGGCATCTGAAAATGGCCCTTGGATCAGCTGTTCGTATGTTCGGATGCTTGGTGTTAAGTCTTTTTCTAGAATATGGTCCAATTTTTCTGCTGTTTCATAAAATGCCTGTACTTCCTGTTCCCAGTTTTTCATCTTTCTGTAATCCTCTAATGGAATTTCTTGAAAACAGTGAATCGTATAAGCCATAAGAAAGGTAATATGATTCAGGATTTCGATTGGCTTTCGTACCTCGTTTCCTAACTCCAAATGTGAGAAATGCGACGGAACCTCCTGAATCGCTTGAGTCGCCCGGTAGGAAAGGGAAGCCAGGAAATGGCGAAGTAAATCATTTTTCATATATGTACCTCCAAATTTCAGCATTTTCTCTTTGAATAGACTGTTTTTAATTTTTATACAAATCTTAACTCAAGAAGTCTCTTTCATCCTCTTATCCAGCTGCTCAAGAACAAATGGCCAAGCCTCCGCGTGCTGATCTCTTGACTCGGCATCAGGAAATCCTGCGTGATGAAGCCGAAGCAGTGTACCTTTACCAAAAGGCTCCAGTTCAACGGTTACCACCGTTTCTTCTCCCTTTGTACCTTTTACACCTGTGACCCATGTTAATTCTATGAGTCTATTTTCTTCGAGTCTCAAGAATCTGCCATAATGAGGGTTGCGTTGTTCCTTCTCTTCCCCTTCAAATTTAAATACGGTCTCAAAGAAAAAGAGCGTATTCACTTCCCCTTTCATTAACACTGTCCCAGGAGCCGCAAACCAACGGTCGAATTGCTGTGTCCATGCACTATATAATACCTCTGCAGAAGAATCCATGGCACGGTCAACGGTCAAATCGAAAGGTCTTTTAGAAAAATCTGGTTTTGTTACAGTTTCCATCATCATTCCTCCATTATTAATAGCATCCACTTTGTACAAGTGATGATTCATAAAAAAATCCTTATTCCATTTTATATTAGTATTTTTTTGGGTTGTTTTAAATCATTACTTGAATTTCCATTCATTCTTGCGAAAATTCCTGTACATGCAGACAAGACCATTATCCATATTATGGTTGTATTCACATGGATTGCTCTTTACAAACATAAAGTCAGTCCGTATGTTGCCTGCCTTCTTGGTATTTTTCGAATAATCGTTTTTTTGTCAAATAGCAACAAAGTTAACGAAAAATGACGCTTTGTCTTTTAAAGAAAAATGGCCCGCTATTTTATTGGCTATAATAAGGTGCATGCTTCTCGATTCCACCCGATTACCCCTTTTTTCTAAAATGAATCACATCAGGCTTCCCATTCGAAGTTTTCTGCGACTCCACCTGCCCTCTTAGCAAACAAAAAATCTTATAATTGTGCATTAGCCCAATCCAGATATCTAAAAAGCACATACAGTACATTAACCCAGTTAAAAGGTGGTGTAATGTATGGGATTCTATGGTGGAGGTTGCGGCTATGGTTACGGCGGCTACGGCTATGGTTGCGGCGGACAGTGGTTCGCATTAATCATTGTTCTGTTCATACTGTTGATTATTATTGGTGCAACAATCTGTTTCTAATATTCTAGATCAGACTTACCAGCTATGATCGTTACAAATAATAGCTGATTCGTAATCAAACCCGCTCCAGAGCGCTCTAGCCAAGCGCTCTATTTATTTTGTGTATGCTTTAAAATGACGCATCCATGTGTAAGGATTTCCAATTAGAGGGATGACTTATTACATTATCCCTTGAATCGGGCCATTAAGACCGTATTATAATATTTTCCGTCCGATAAAATCTTGTCTTTTTTTAACACCCCTTCTGTTTCAAAACCATTCCGCTCATACAGCTGAATTGCTTTTTCATTGGTTTCTAAAACCTTCAGCGTTAATTTTTTGATATCTGCGCTCTCAGACCAGGAAATCGTTTCTTTCAATAGTTTTTTTCCAATCCCATGTCCCCAAAATTCTTTTAACACACACACACCAAACTCTGCCTGATGGGAAAATCTCTTAAGCTCATTCCCTTGACATCTTGAAAATCCTACAATTCGATGATCAACCTCCGCAACCAGGAATAAGTTTCTTTTTCCTTCGGTATCTCTTACTATGACTTGTTCAAAGGCTTGGGGATCCAGGTAGTCTTCTCCTTTTTCCCGATCTAAATTTTCCGTCTCCCCATCGATCTGTACTCTTAATTCAGACAGCTCTTGTGCATCATTTATTATCGCTGATCGAATCGTATATCTTATTCCATTTCCCAAAAATTCTTTTGCGCTCATTTTTAATAACTACTCCTATTTTTAAAAGATCATGATTGTAAATTCTACTCTCTTTTGCATTAGTCCTTCTTTGTTACAAGTCAATCTTATTACTATTAATTTTCATAATAGATTCTAATTTTTCAAAAAAATATCTTTGTACCATGGCCAATTTCTTTTTTATGAACTATGATCAATTCATAGCAATTTCCCGAGCTTTTTATTATATAATATTTCCAAGCTGAAATGCTGCAGCAGTAATCGTATATAGAATCCTAATGAAGAAAAGGAGCCGAAAAATGAATTTAACATATGAAGTACTGTCAGAAAAAGAAATGGAAGCCTGCAGAGACTTGTGTAATGAACTCATGGTTTTTCAAAAATCAAAGGCGTTTATAAAGCCTGAACTGTTTGACGGCATGAATTTTGACACCAGGATGGTCCCATCCATTAAAAATGCCGCCCACAATTATATTGTTGTAGTGAAAGATGCTGGGAAAACGGTGGGTTATGTTTATTCGAATATCTCTCCTAAAAAAACCTATTCAAATGAATTTGCCACTTTTTTTGATCCTACTACAGTGGCAACCGAGATGGTAGGATGCCTCTCTCAATTCTATATTCAAGAAGAGTACAGACAGTATGGGGTTGGATCCGTACTGTTTAAAATGGCAATGGAGTGGCTGCAGCAGTTTGACGATGTTCAGGATTATTTCATCTTTGTTTCAAATGGCAATGACAATGCCCTTGAATTTTATAAACGGAAAGGATTTTCTGTCAGCCATGATATATTAGACGGTTTTATTACCGTTTTGCGTAATAAAGAGTATTTTGAAAATGAGAGTGTTTCTTAATTAAAAGGTTATAGACTGAAGGTTTTTGACGTACTTGCATAAAGTGCGCCTATGTGGCTCAACATTATTAATTTCCTTATTTTACTGGGACAGGTTGATCCGTTCCCTGTCCCCTCGATTCAAACAAATGGGTTATAAAATCTGCTTCCATTATGGAAAGTGACAATGATTGAAAAAAGCAATAGAAAAAACTACAGGGCGGTTGAAGGATTGGAGTACCATGAAGATTTAAATAGCTTTCAAAGTCAAATAAGTGATTCGAAAAAATGGTTAAGCCGGTTATGGCTTAGTATGATGATCAGCGAACCCGCGGTAAAGACAGGTAAATCGATGGATACTCTGGTGCCATCAAAATAAAGAGGTCCAGTACAGCAAATCAAAAGAAACATCCGGTTCTTCCTTTAGAAGTGCGAACCGGATGTATAAGAGTGCACTGTAACGAAACCTTTCCTAAAGATCTACGCTTCATCCTTTAATATAGAGTACAGCTTCAGATTTCTATACTTTCCTTTCGTAAACATACTATTTCTTAAAGTGCCTTCATAAAACATGCCTGCTTTTTTCATGACTCCTTCTGAACCCAGGTTATCTTCTATGCATCTCGCTTCGATCCTTTCCAGATTCATGGTTGTAAATCCAAATTGAATAATGGCTTTTATTGCTTCCGTTATTATTCCTTTTCTCCAGTAAAGCTTTGAAAGTATGTAAGCAATCTCTGCTTTTTGGTGCTTTTGATTCCAACTAACAAAATTGATGGTTCCAATCAGCTTGTGATTTTCTTTATACTCAATTCCAAAGAACACTGTTTTTTGCTCTACTATGTGATTCAGAAATACCTTAGTATCTTCTATTGATTGATGCGCATGCCAGTTTACATATGCCGCTACATCCTCCATCGAGCAATATTCAAACATGTCCTCCATATCATCTGTTCGTATTTTCCTCAGCATTAGACGTTCTGTTTCCAGTTTAGGCAGTCGTTCGATCAGTCTTTCTTTATCCATAAAACAGCACTCACGACCTTTCCAAAATAATTGCTATATCACCTAATTCTACTTCTGACTATCAACCCCTCCTTTAATACCACCCATTTTTATTTGCATGGCTCTTTCGGAAACTTTGTTGCTATTGGACACAAAAATATCATTTTAAAAATATGTTTAGTATTAAAACATGTGAAGAGCTACGAAAAAATGCCACGAACAAAGACAACTCAAGGAATCATTCTTTGTACGTAAAGCCACAATCTATGCGAAAACAGCGATTAGCATAAAAAAAGAGCCGCTATAAAGCAGCCCCTACCGGTTTTTGAAATTCTAGCTTCGTGCCTTTTTGAAACAAGATACTTCTAACTTTTCCCTTGTCAACAATGAACTCAATACTGTTCTTATGAATCTTATCTACATACATGATGACTCTGCCGGATGTATCTGTTCTTTCTACATAATTTTTGCCGTACGCTTTTTTTACTTCTGCACTCGTACTGCCAATGGAAATTCCTTTTGCTGTTTTAAACCGTTGATCAGAAAACATATATCTGACCATTTTGCTATCAACAAAAGAAAATATTAGTTTTCCGCTTTTTCTATTCTGTACATAGGTGAGGTTTTTGATTTTCGGTTTTTCTGTAAAATCTACACTTGAAGGCTTGCCAAACACATTTATGACACCCTTTTCACTGGAATCCAATGTAACCGTTCGTATATGCTCTCCTGTAAGTGATGTGCTTTTGGTTTGAACAGGATTCGGCACTCGATTTGGAGGAGAGACATCACATCCTGCTACAACCAAAACGAAGCACAAGTAAAACCATAACCATTTATTCTTCAATATGGTCATCTTCACGCCTCCTTTTTTAATGGTACTATTGTTCCTCATCGCCATAGGTTTCATTCTCTTCCATTTCTAGTATTTCAAAAAATACATTAGCTCCATGGATATAATAAAAAGCTGCAGCTGCAGCCTTTCTTCATCATTACCTGTAGTTAGGATTCCCTTTAAAAGATTTCTGTCCTGACAGCTTTTTTATGATTTCATTCAAATACTCCCCTGCACCCAGGGCACTGCCCGCGTTCTTGATTCCGCTTTGAAAGACTAAGGGTATGTTTTTCTCCAGCACTATCATTTGATTGCCGCCAATTATCTGTATTCTTTTTTTATCTGCTGAAATTTTTATAAAGGCTTTTTTTCGTAAAATTTGTTGCTATCAACACAAAAAGTGATAAAAAATCGAGATTCAGTATTATAACTTCTGCTTTTTTCTACAAAATTGTAAAAATCTCTATCTTTTATGTACATTCCTACAAGGATAGGGAGTGAATACAGTTCCAATCCTAAGGTTGCTTCCTTTAGGGAGCAATACCTCCTTTCTTTTTACAAAAAGGAAGGAACTCCGACAAATAGTGCAGCGAGAGTTGACAAAACCTCTCATGTCATATCGAGTAAATCTATGTTATATTTAGCTTAAAAATATGAATACATCTAATAAAGGGTCCTTTTTGACTTTTCTTAGTCACCTCCCTCTATGACGAAGGGAGGGACTGAGATGGAATATTTAAAGCGAATGCTCGAATTTTCGATAATGTATGAGGAGTGCGACATCACTCATACCATTTCATGTAATAAAAACAAGCTCATTATTGTTCGTTACAGCAAGGATGACAGGCTTTTTAAAATTACTTACCTTCCTACTTTGTCCATTGTCTACTTTCAGGATATTTACTCCACTCTCGATACAATTAATAAAACATTAAACCATTACGCTGATGCGACCTGCTGAGATACACACACTTTTTACATTTCCTGCATACTTCTAAATAAGGTTAAGACTATTTTTTTATTAGGCTCAGTTATACTCTCCTGTTGATTTCCATTCCAAGCGCTCGCTTTCCGCTCCAATCCCCATTACATTTAACTTCAATATATCCTAATAAAAAGAGTTATAAAAAGAGCAATTGCCCCATGGTCAATCGCTCTTTTTTGTTTCTCTAAAAATGGGTGACTAGTTATTGCCAGTATCCGGATTATCATAATATGTGCCATCGGCTTGCTGTGCGTTGAATGTCCAGTCCACTTTGAGCTTATCCCCCTGGAATTGATTTTGATCTTGTCCATTGTCTACAAACTCGAATAATACAAAAATTTTATCCATCCCGCCAGCTTTAATTCCAAGTGGAGCCAAATGATGTCCGCCCACTCCGCCATACGTATCGATTTCGGCTAAATCTGGTGTTTGATTTTGCAAATCATATAATGTCGTCTCGACCACTGGATCAGTGGCTGTAGTGGTATTATACATAATGGTGACTTTGATATGCTTTGCCAAATCATCGGTATTATCGTTTTTTGCATCGATTACACTATATTTTGTATCTAATAATACTTTGGAAATATCAAGGGAACCGCTGTTTTCTAGTGTAAACTCTCTGTAAATTTGATCCCCTGGCTTCAAATTGTTAAGATTAACCATCGTTTTTGGGTTTACTTTTAAATCCAATGTACCCGCCGCAAACGTATTGCTCGTTTTTGCACTGCTGCTAAAGTATGAAAATGTCCCTCCCCCAATTAAAGACATCCCAAGCGCAGCACTCATAACACCCTTTGTGATCTTTTGTGTAAAGCTCATCGAGAAATCCCCCTTTACCTTTTCAAAAAATATTTATTAAGACTCATATGTATAGCGGTTGATACATAGGAGACATAACCAAATTTATAAGACTTTTTCAGCTTCAAGCTCTTTTCTTGCGCCGACAATGGAATACATGGCTGACAGAATTAAAAAAATTCCCGGCACAATTAATAATAAAGCGGCACCGGCCTTCGAATTTGCATAATTCATGACATATCCGATATACGGAATCGTAAAACCTGTATATTTACCTACTACATCAGACGGCGCCACTGTCCATACATCTGGCGCGTTGTTGTTATCCCCTTTTGTTTTATAAGAAACATTTTCATTTACTTTTTTTACCTCAAAAATCCTGTGTGTAATGGTTTTCCCATCCATATTAAATGTAATAATATCTCCCTTTTGATAGGAGTTTTGCTGATTTCCCAATTTGATCGAGATGATAGATCCTGTTTGAAAGGTAGGTTCCATTGATCCTGATAGAACGGTCTTTACCTGATAACCGAGAATGGTTGGTTCTCCCCCTGAGACTCTGGCGGACAGGATTGAAAAAACTAAAAGGCACAAAACGATAAGAGAAATACCTTTCAATAGGCTACTTGCTATTCGGATGATTTTCTTCTGCATTCTTCTTCACCTGCTTTATTATATTTGAATGGTTTGGGAGCACTTTATTCACTTGTACTGCCCTCTGGGGTTGATTGTTTTCCGTTTTCGTCGGTACTTCTATGGATGTATTCGCTTTTTCTTCCTGTTCCTTTATCTTTTGTTCAATCGTGGAGCGGAGACTCTCGATGTTTTTATAGTTTTCTGTTATTTTCACTTCACTTTCTATTTGTCTTACCCGCTGGAAGCCTTCACGAACAAATACATATTCCTTGATATCTCTGCCTAAACCGCTTGGGATTTCATTGTTATAAGTACACATCTTTTTATACACATCATTTAATGTCTTTTCTTGCTTTTTTAATTTCTGGCCAGCATCTTCTACTTTAAGGAGCTCTGCTTTCCAATCCTCTATCGAAATGCCAGTTGAAGCTGGAGGCATTTCATCATAGGCAGCTTTCATATCTTTCTGGATACTACCAGCCTGGTTTACCAGCTGCTTAATGGTGTCAGGAAATACATAAGCCGCAGATATCGTGATCGGATCCGCTTTTACTTGACTGGAGAATACTGCTTCGGTCTTTCCTGTCAACTGAACTCCTGTATAGAAGGAAATACAGCACAGACACGGCAAAATCAATGATTTGGGTACTGCTCTCATTTTTGGCCTCCTTCTGAAAAACCGTTTTACTAGTTTTTATTATCACTGAATGATCTGAAAATTTAAATTGGGATAATTCCTCCTAAGAAAACCTTGTTTTTTTGTCTTACTTTGTCATTTCGATGTCATAAGCTTGAAAAAACGCCGAAAAATTAACCCAATATTGGATTGCCTGAAAACTATTGATTCTGATTTGAATTTTTTAAATAATTTAATTGTTATATCATTTTTGCCATTATAGAAGGGGTGAATGGATTGAAAAAGAAAAAGAAAAACCAAAAGAAAGCAAGCAAAAAAACAGTTATTCCTGCGGTACTAGCCTTATCCGTTGCAATCGGAGGGGTTTTGCCTGCTGTACCTTCCTTTGCTGATTCAACAACAGCTGTGGCATCAGCACAATCCAAACAGGATATTGTAAAGGCATTTCTGGCATCACAGGTCACAGACAAGTCCGCACGATCATTAGACTCATCTACTGCACCAGCCGGTGATCAATTTAAGATTATTAGTGAGAACACTGATAGTACCACTGGTACATATCATGCTCGTACAATTGAACAATACAATGGAATTCCGATATATGGCTCAGGGCAAACAGTAGCACTGGACAAAAATAATAATGTGTATGCATTTTTCGGAAAAACCATAAAATTCCAGGCTCGCTCAGTAATACCCACTGACCCATCCATTTCAGAAGATGATGCGATTGATGCTGCCAAGAAAGGTGTAGAATCCCAAATCGGCACTGTCAGCCGCTATGATGGCATCGACTCACAGCTAACGCTCTATCCTTATAAGGGTAAATACTATTTAACATACCTGGTGAAGCTTTCTACCTCTGTGCCGGCACCGGGCTATTACTTCTACTTTGTAGATGCAACCAACGGTAATGTCGTAAACAGTTTTAATGCGATTGATA is a genomic window containing:
- the sipW gene encoding signal peptidase I SipW; translation: MQKKIIRIASSLLKGISLIVLCLLVFSILSARVSGGEPTILGYQVKTVLSGSMEPTFQTGSIISIKLGNQQNSYQKGDIITFNMDGKTITHRIFEVKKVNENVSYKTKGDNNNAPDVWTVAPSDVVGKYTGFTIPYIGYVMNYANSKAGAALLLIVPGIFLILSAMYSIVGARKELEAEKVL
- the yjcZ gene encoding sporulation protein YjcZ, yielding MGFYGGGCGYGYGGYGYGCGGQWFALIIVLFILLIIIGATICF
- a CDS encoding SRPBCC family protein — its product is METVTKPDFSKRPFDLTVDRAMDSSAEVLYSAWTQQFDRWFAAPGTVLMKGEVNTLFFFETVFKFEGEEKEQRNPHYGRFLRLEENRLIELTWVTGVKGTKGEETVVTVELEPFGKGTLLRLHHAGFPDAESRDQHAEAWPFVLEQLDKRMKETS
- a CDS encoding GNAT family N-acetyltransferase — translated: MNLTYEVLSEKEMEACRDLCNELMVFQKSKAFIKPELFDGMNFDTRMVPSIKNAAHNYIVVVKDAGKTVGYVYSNISPKKTYSNEFATFFDPTTVATEMVGCLSQFYIQEEYRQYGVGSVLFKMAMEWLQQFDDVQDYFIFVSNGNDNALEFYKRKGFSVSHDILDGFITVLRNKEYFENESVS
- a CDS encoding GNAT family N-acetyltransferase → MSAKEFLGNGIRYTIRSAIINDAQELSELRVQIDGETENLDREKGEDYLDPQAFEQVIVRDTEGKRNLFLVAEVDHRIVGFSRCQGNELKRFSHQAEFGVCVLKEFWGHGIGKKLLKETISWSESADIKKLTLKVLETNEKAIQLYERNGFETEGVLKKDKILSDGKYYNTVLMARFKG
- a CDS encoding GNAT family N-acetyltransferase, coding for MDKERLIERLPKLETERLMLRKIRTDDMEDMFEYCSMEDVAAYVNWHAHQSIEDTKVFLNHIVEQKTVFFGIEYKENHKLIGTINFVSWNQKHQKAEIAYILSKLYWRKGIITEAIKAIIQFGFTTMNLERIEARCIEDNLGSEGVMKKAGMFYEGTLRNSMFTKGKYRNLKLYSILKDEA
- a CDS encoding CotS family spore coat protein, whose translation is MENTTIQPWDTEENVHEFYIPQYIEKMAHDVLQKYDLHVKTMEVVTTKSDKGGAIWKLETDKGPKSLKLLHRRPSRSLFSLGAQEYLVDVQKAKVPPIVKTINGENFVEAGGKLWFVAEWIESLFPVSKDLEGAKKLCFALGEFHHLSKGFTPPPQAEVASRLDKWPQSFDKVLRKMDWFRNIAHAYHDMPASPYLLEVIETFEEQAKESIRKLQESSYFELMKKGNAYWGLVHQDYGWSNGQMGADGMWIIDLDGVAFDLPIRDLRKLISGTMADLFHWDANWVMEMIQAYHEANPISPKLYDLLMIDLSMPNEFYKNIKEVIFEPELFLTEPTIQLIQTIVSTDESKWPVLEQIRGEWKGME
- a CDS encoding TasA family protein codes for the protein MSFTQKITKGVMSAALGMSLIGGGTFSYFSSSAKTSNTFAAGTLDLKVNPKTMVNLNNLKPGDQIYREFTLENSGSLDISKVLLDTKYSVIDAKNDNTDDLAKHIKVTIMYNTTTATDPVVETTLYDLQNQTPDLAEIDTYGGVGGHHLAPLGIKAGGMDKIFVLFEFVDNGQDQNQFQGDKLKVDWTFNAQQADGTYYDNPDTGNN
- a CDS encoding glycosyltransferase family 4 protein; this encodes MKILMICTEKLPVPPVRGGAIQTYISGSLPHLSKLHNITVLGISDASLPEHETIEGIQYVRIPGQIFDLYREGVVNYVKTHSFDLIHIFNRPRMVLAVRQAAPETKITLSMHNDMFNPDKIDPQEARRVIEDVSGIVTVSDYVGGVIRDLYPFSAPKLRTIYSGVDIERFLPGKHAAMQKIRNDIRREHGLENKTVILFAGRLSHNKGVDRLIRALPALSSKHKDLALIIMGSKWFSQNDVTDYVAYVRALAKKLPIPVVSTGFISPSEIHKYFAAADLFVCTSLWQEPLARVHYEAMSAGLPIVTTARGGNPEVILPGENGLVVQNPEDPYEFTEAISKILTNKNLMEKMGERGRELAVSNYPWKRVGTEILEVWEHAKYSPVKPIQSDEPILSVSTENTPEVKQNDALAPGESAPRNKSSKVELRKQLLSLMNKSPGFPSLLGTKPSQNFSNSKLEGFEHKHPLNQQTIPSSTSFSNGIKTNSIHTNNNRKEVLRAELKKILMKNWSKDVDSKTFFNDHL